The proteins below are encoded in one region of Corynebacterium sphenisci DSM 44792:
- a CDS encoding glycosyltransferase, with translation MSGSTSPAAGGEQTIQRVLFAPPAPWVDEGLYWRVDGSGEVLSAGREAIELAPRTTVRTDTYFGRLRAGHWQRWTGVDRVILRAEADPGVRVRACAEDIGGHVALIGAAAVPADAAGPAEIAVEVPLDRYADGGAVHVAVGTGPAGGGVRRVRFTAPADLAARDVPTDLVICTFNRPADCAHTVATLAADPPALERVRAIRVVDQGDRHPADEPAFAAARETLGDRLQVVAQPNLGGAGGFSRGMRDACAAGECLVLLTDDDIRPEPETTLRLSALGRYATRPMLLGAQMLFLYNPTHLFRTGERFDWAGLNVVLNDPLYAKADVDVREHHQLRRLGVDYNAWWSCLVPSTVIEDIGLALPLFFQYDDIDYGHRAAAHGYPTDTVPGAAVWHADFYWKDVDGVGAYFSLRNGLIAAALHGPAGAAGGRTMAATVGRMIGTTLVSMRYGLAWTQLQAVRDALAGPGVLDHGSAGDLARIAAGRAEHPETRVLPAAELPAGLDPVRPPTREIASVDRTLAKRVAYTQLGRRRPGPVAVSHEDAFWWHLSTFDEVWVTDASQSGVRHLVRDRELELRLRAELVGLLRRLAGEWPAHRERWAAAAADLASPGNWAPLFEGAPRAGRA, from the coding sequence ATGAGCGGCTCGACCAGCCCCGCCGCCGGCGGGGAGCAGACCATCCAGCGGGTGCTCTTCGCGCCCCCCGCCCCCTGGGTCGACGAGGGCCTGTACTGGCGCGTCGACGGCTCCGGGGAGGTGCTCTCCGCCGGCCGGGAGGCCATCGAGCTGGCCCCGCGCACCACGGTGCGCACGGACACCTACTTCGGGCGGCTGCGCGCCGGGCACTGGCAGCGCTGGACCGGCGTGGACCGGGTCATCCTGCGCGCCGAGGCGGACCCGGGGGTGCGGGTGCGCGCCTGCGCCGAGGACATCGGCGGCCACGTCGCCCTGATCGGGGCGGCGGCGGTGCCCGCCGACGCCGCCGGCCCGGCGGAGATCGCCGTGGAGGTGCCCCTGGACCGCTACGCCGACGGCGGCGCGGTGCACGTGGCCGTGGGCACCGGGCCCGCCGGCGGCGGGGTGCGCCGGGTGCGCTTCACCGCCCCGGCCGACCTGGCCGCCCGGGACGTGCCCACCGACCTGGTGATCTGCACCTTCAACCGGCCCGCGGACTGCGCGCACACGGTGGCCACCCTCGCCGCCGACCCGCCGGCCCTGGAGCGGGTGCGCGCCATCCGGGTGGTGGATCAGGGCGACCGGCACCCCGCCGACGAGCCCGCCTTCGCCGCCGCCCGGGAGACCCTCGGCGACCGGCTGCAGGTGGTGGCCCAGCCGAACCTGGGCGGCGCCGGCGGGTTCTCCCGGGGCATGCGCGACGCCTGCGCCGCCGGGGAGTGCCTGGTGCTGCTCACCGACGACGACATCCGCCCGGAGCCGGAGACCACGCTGCGGCTGTCCGCCCTGGGCCGCTACGCCACCCGGCCGATGCTGCTCGGCGCGCAGATGCTCTTCCTGTACAACCCCACGCACCTGTTCCGCACCGGGGAGCGCTTCGACTGGGCGGGGCTCAACGTGGTGCTCAACGACCCGCTCTACGCCAAGGCCGACGTCGACGTCCGGGAGCACCACCAGCTGCGCCGCCTGGGCGTGGACTACAACGCCTGGTGGTCCTGCCTGGTGCCCTCCACCGTGATCGAGGACATCGGCCTGGCGCTGCCGCTGTTCTTCCAGTACGACGACATCGACTACGGCCACCGCGCCGCCGCGCACGGCTACCCCACGGACACGGTGCCCGGGGCGGCGGTGTGGCACGCCGACTTCTACTGGAAGGACGTCGACGGCGTCGGCGCCTACTTCTCCCTGCGCAACGGGCTCATCGCCGCCGCCCTGCACGGCCCGGCCGGCGCCGCCGGCGGGCGCACCATGGCCGCCACCGTGGGCCGGATGATCGGCACCACCCTGGTGTCCATGCGCTACGGGCTGGCCTGGACCCAGCTGCAGGCGGTGCGCGACGCCCTCGCCGGGCCGGGGGTGCTCGACCACGGCAGCGCCGGGGATCTCGCCCGGATCGCCGCCGGCCGCGCGGAGCACCCGGAGACCCGGGTGCTGCCCGCCGCCGAGCTGCCCGCCGGGCTGGACCCGGTGCGCCCGCCGACCCGGGAGATCGCCTCGGTGGATCGCACCCTGGCCAAGCGGGTGGCCTACACCCAGCTCGGCCGGCGCCGCCCGGGGCCGGTGGCGGTGTCCCACGAGGACGCCTTCTGGTGGCACCTGTCCACCTTCGACGAGGTGTGGGTCACCGACGCCTCCCAGTCCGGGGTGCGCCATCTGGTGCGCGACCGGGAGCTGGAGCTGCGGCTGCGCGCCGAGCTGGTCGGCCTGCTGCGCCGGCTCGCCGGGGAATGGCCGGCGCACCGGGAGCGCTGGGCGGCGGCCGCCGCGGACCTGGCCTCCCCGGGGAACTGGGCCCCGCTGTTCGAGGGCGCGCCCCGCGCCGGCCGCGCCTAG
- a CDS encoding glycosyltransferase, translating into MSPSQHPAEPAEAAEAVAAVVVTHDRLDSLAASLEAVVGQSRPPRWLLVVDNAHDARVRALVESLDGESGVAAHYLGSRTNLGGAGGFAHGMLHALALGADWVWCADDDGRPEGPEVLAELLDCAARHELAAVSPLVLNIADATKLAFPLRRGLAWRRTRDELVAGGADPRLPAVDDDSGRRWYVNFASAEAATGRPAPAGVDPVDRDRDLLPGIASLFNGALLSAGALARVGVPDYRLFIRGDEVEFHRRLARSGLRFGTCLTTAYLHPSGTGEFLPILGGRMHAQYPADEAKRYFTYRNRGYLMSRPGMRRLLPQEYARFAWFFLVVRRDPAGFVRWWALQRRGRRERFAPFRPRGRR; encoded by the coding sequence GTGAGCCCATCCCAGCACCCGGCGGAGCCCGCCGAGGCGGCCGAGGCGGTCGCCGCGGTGGTGGTCACCCACGACCGGCTGGATTCCCTGGCCGCGTCCCTGGAGGCGGTGGTGGGCCAGTCCCGGCCGCCGCGCTGGCTGCTGGTGGTGGACAACGCCCACGACGCCCGGGTGCGCGCCCTGGTGGAGTCCCTCGACGGGGAGTCCGGGGTGGCGGCGCACTACCTGGGTTCGCGGACCAACCTGGGCGGCGCCGGCGGGTTCGCGCACGGCATGCTGCACGCCCTGGCGCTCGGCGCGGACTGGGTGTGGTGCGCCGACGACGACGGCCGGCCCGAGGGCCCGGAGGTGCTCGCCGAGCTGCTCGACTGCGCCGCCCGCCATGAACTGGCCGCGGTGAGCCCGCTGGTGCTCAACATCGCCGACGCCACGAAGCTGGCCTTCCCGCTGCGCCGCGGCCTGGCCTGGCGGCGCACCCGCGATGAGCTGGTCGCCGGCGGCGCCGACCCCCGGCTGCCCGCGGTGGACGACGACTCCGGGCGGCGCTGGTACGTCAACTTCGCCTCCGCGGAGGCCGCCACCGGCCGGCCCGCCCCGGCGGGGGTGGACCCGGTGGACCGGGACCGGGATCTGCTGCCCGGGATCGCCAGCCTGTTCAACGGGGCGCTGCTCTCCGCCGGGGCCCTGGCCCGGGTGGGGGTGCCCGACTACCGGCTGTTCATCCGCGGCGACGAGGTGGAGTTCCACCGCCGGCTGGCCCGCTCCGGGCTGCGCTTCGGCACCTGCCTGACCACCGCCTACCTGCACCCCTCGGGCACCGGGGAGTTCCTGCCGATCCTGGGCGGGCGGATGCACGCCCAGTACCCGGCGGACGAGGCCAAGCGCTACTTCACCTACCGCAACCGCGGCTACCTGATGAGCCGGCCCGGGATGCGCCGGCTGCTGCCCCAGGAGTACGCCCGCTTCGCCTGGTTCTTCCTGGTGGTGCGCCGGGATCCGGCCGGGTTCGTGCGCTGGTGGGCGCTGCAGCGCCGCGGCCGCCGGGAGCGCTTCGCCCCCTTCCGGCCGCGGGGCCGGCGCTAG
- a CDS encoding ABC transporter ATP-binding protein gives MVSIDTYGACVDFPIFDAKSRSMKKAFLGAAGGAIGRNDSNVVVVEALRDIDLHLRTGDRVGLVGHNGAGKSTLLRLLSGIYEPTRGSAVVRGRVAPVFDLGVGMDPEISGLENIIIRGLFLGQSRARMRAKLDDIAEFTELGDYLHMPLRTYSTGMRVRLALGVVTSIEPEILLLDEGIGAVDAAFLAKARDRLRDLVARSGILVFASHSNEFLAQLCDTALWVDHGEIRAAGAVDEIVAAYEGPEAARHVREILKEKK, from the coding sequence ATGGTCTCAATCGACACCTACGGCGCCTGCGTGGACTTCCCCATCTTCGACGCGAAGTCCCGGTCCATGAAGAAGGCCTTCCTCGGCGCCGCCGGCGGGGCGATCGGGCGCAACGACTCCAATGTGGTGGTGGTGGAGGCGCTGCGCGATATCGACCTGCACCTGCGCACCGGGGACCGGGTGGGCCTGGTCGGGCACAACGGGGCCGGCAAGTCCACCCTGCTGCGGCTGCTGTCCGGGATCTACGAGCCCACCCGCGGATCGGCGGTGGTGCGCGGCCGGGTGGCCCCGGTGTTCGACCTGGGCGTGGGCATGGACCCGGAGATCTCCGGGCTGGAGAACATCATCATCCGGGGGCTGTTCCTGGGCCAGTCCCGGGCCCGGATGCGCGCCAAGCTCGACGACATCGCCGAGTTCACCGAGCTCGGCGACTACCTGCACATGCCGCTGCGCACCTACTCCACCGGGATGCGGGTGCGCCTGGCCCTGGGCGTGGTGACCTCCATCGAACCGGAGATCCTGCTGCTCGACGAGGGCATCGGCGCCGTCGACGCGGCCTTCCTGGCCAAGGCCCGGGACCGGCTGCGCGACCTCGTCGCCCGATCCGGGATACTGGTGTTCGCCTCCCATTCCAACGAGTTCCTCGCCCAGCTCTGCGACACGGCGCTGTGGGTCGACCACGGCGAGATCCGGGCCGCCGGGGCGGTGGACGAGATCGTGGCGGCCTACGAGGGGCCGGAGGCGGCCCGGCACGTGCGCGAGATCCTGAAGGAGAAGAAGTGA
- a CDS encoding ABC transporter permease — MVGRDPDRPVPPSRSRTVAAAWADLSRGFGQRELWLQLGWQDIKQRYRRSTLGPLWITIATGAMALALGLLYSLLFQQDLGFFLPHVTVGLIVWGFISGCVRDGAQVFIENEGLIKQLPSALSVHVYRLVWRQLLFLAHNMIIWAILVAVFRPHLGWSFWLAVPGFALLVANGVWVTMFFGIVSTRYRDIAPLLDSLIQLVFYMTPIVWTTRTLQEQGGAVAQRARIAEINPLYHYLEIVRAPLTGQPLAAYHWWIVLACTAAGLLLALAAMRQWRSRVSYWV, encoded by the coding sequence ATGGTCGGCCGCGACCCGGACCGGCCGGTGCCGCCCTCGCGTTCGCGCACCGTCGCCGCCGCCTGGGCCGACCTCTCCCGCGGCTTCGGCCAGCGCGAGCTGTGGCTGCAGCTGGGCTGGCAGGACATCAAGCAGCGCTACCGGCGCTCCACCCTGGGCCCGCTGTGGATCACCATCGCCACCGGGGCGATGGCCCTGGCCCTGGGCCTGCTGTACTCCCTGCTCTTCCAGCAGGATCTGGGCTTCTTCCTGCCGCATGTCACCGTCGGCCTCATCGTGTGGGGCTTCATCTCCGGCTGCGTGCGCGACGGGGCGCAGGTGTTCATCGAGAACGAGGGGCTGATCAAGCAGCTGCCCAGCGCGCTGAGCGTGCACGTCTACCGGCTGGTGTGGCGCCAGCTGCTCTTCCTGGCGCACAACATGATCATCTGGGCGATCCTGGTGGCGGTGTTCCGCCCGCACCTGGGCTGGTCCTTCTGGCTGGCGGTGCCCGGGTTCGCGCTGCTGGTCGCCAACGGGGTGTGGGTGACCATGTTCTTCGGCATCGTCTCCACCCGGTACCGGGACATCGCCCCGCTGCTGGACTCGCTCATCCAGCTGGTGTTCTACATGACCCCCATCGTGTGGACCACCCGCACCCTGCAGGAGCAGGGCGGGGCGGTGGCGCAGCGGGCCCGGATCGCCGAGATCAACCCGCTGTACCACTACCTGGAGATCGTGCGGGCCCCGCTCACCGGCCAGCCGCTGGCCGCCTACCACTGGTGGATCGTGCTCGCCTGCACCGCGGCGGGGCTGCTGCTGGCCCTGGCCGCGATGCGGCAGTGGCGCTCCCGGGTCAGCTACTGGGTGTAG
- a CDS encoding aminotransferase class V-fold PLP-dependent enzyme, whose product MAFDVPTTRGSYTSLSDGWTYLNGLECAQIPERVSAAVATSFRTAPKKLKSEPSSGTHGRLQEPGVAAAGQMAMTARRAFADVVGGRANAVVLGASRHALVEQLMTAMRRQLTLGTEVVLSRAGRPAVRLPVERAADMFGARVRVAEADLSTGEVPAWQYRDLVGARTRLVVVPAADPHVGVVAPVAGIAAEVRRRAPGAWLLVDVTDYAPHRVVDMAALDADVVLLDAAAWGGPDVAALVFRDAAMLDRLASLALAPGARGAHRLEVSPVAPGLLGGVAASVEHLADLDRAARGTRRRRIEASLPQVADYLGGLTRRLVDALGNLDRVHVIGVPAEAEGPAPETVGRVSFLVGDGADAVPAVDVVRRLLANGLVTSAVQPGDSALLEAMGVFEAGGAVAVGLQPFNTPGDVDQLVRAVASLG is encoded by the coding sequence ATGGCCTTCGACGTCCCCACGACGCGCGGCTCCTACACGTCCCTGTCCGACGGGTGGACCTACCTCAACGGCCTGGAGTGCGCGCAGATCCCGGAGCGGGTCTCCGCGGCGGTGGCCACCTCCTTCCGCACCGCCCCGAAGAAGCTGAAGTCGGAGCCGTCCTCCGGCACCCACGGCCGGCTGCAGGAGCCGGGCGTGGCCGCCGCCGGGCAGATGGCGATGACCGCCCGCCGCGCCTTCGCCGACGTGGTCGGCGGCCGGGCGAACGCGGTGGTGCTCGGCGCCTCCCGGCACGCCCTGGTGGAGCAGCTGATGACCGCGATGCGCCGGCAGCTCACCCTGGGCACCGAGGTGGTGCTCTCCCGGGCGGGCCGGCCGGCGGTGCGGCTGCCGGTGGAGCGGGCCGCGGACATGTTCGGCGCCCGGGTGCGGGTGGCGGAGGCGGATCTGTCCACCGGGGAGGTGCCCGCCTGGCAGTACCGGGACCTGGTGGGGGCGCGCACCCGGCTGGTGGTGGTGCCCGCCGCGGACCCGCATGTCGGGGTGGTCGCCCCGGTGGCCGGGATCGCCGCGGAGGTGCGCCGCCGCGCCCCGGGGGCGTGGCTGCTGGTCGACGTCACCGACTACGCCCCGCACCGGGTGGTGGACATGGCCGCCCTGGACGCGGACGTGGTGCTGCTCGACGCCGCCGCCTGGGGCGGCCCGGATGTCGCCGCCCTGGTGTTCCGGGACGCCGCCATGCTGGATCGGCTGGCCTCCCTGGCGCTGGCCCCGGGGGCCCGGGGCGCGCACCGGCTGGAGGTCTCCCCGGTCGCGCCGGGCCTGCTCGGCGGGGTGGCCGCCTCGGTGGAGCATCTCGCGGACCTGGACCGGGCGGCCCGGGGCACCCGGCGGCGCCGGATCGAGGCCTCCCTGCCGCAGGTCGCGGACTACCTCGGCGGGCTGACCCGGCGGCTGGTGGACGCCCTGGGCAACCTGGACCGGGTGCACGTCATCGGGGTGCCCGCCGAGGCCGAGGGCCCCGCCCCGGAGACCGTGGGCCGGGTGAGCTTCCTCGTCGGCGATGGCGCCGACGCGGTGCCCGCGGTGGACGTGGTGCGCCGGCTGCTCGCCAACGGGCTGGTCACCTCCGCGGTGCAGCCGGGGGATTCGGCGCTGCTGGAGGCGATGGGCGTGTTCGAGGCCGGGGGCGCGGTGGCGGTGGGCCTGCAGCCCTTCAACACCCCCGGCGACGTGGACCAGCTGGTCCGGGCGGTGGCCTCCCTGGGCTAG
- a CDS encoding NAD(P)H-quinone oxidoreductase: MLAIEQTDPEDPRSLTWAEAPTPRPTTGEVLVKVAATAVNRADLLQAAGHYPPPAGESAILGLECGGVIAEVPADGSAGDWAVGEEVLCLLAGGGYAEYAAVPAGQLMRPPAGLPMTEAVSLVEVACTVWSNLVMTAGLRAGETVLIHGGAGGIGTFAIQLCRALGATVATTAGGPAKVARCRELGADIAIDYREEDFAEVLADHGGADVILDIIGAKYLDRNIRALAPDGRLVIIGMQGGVKGELNIARLLAKRGSVTATGLRYRDRADKARIVAATAAGAWPLVESGAIRPSVHRVMDIREAAAAHDLLDSGEVSGKLVLTIGGA; encoded by the coding sequence ATGTTGGCTATCGAACAGACCGATCCCGAGGACCCCCGCTCCCTGACCTGGGCGGAGGCCCCCACCCCGCGCCCCACGACCGGGGAGGTGCTGGTCAAGGTCGCCGCCACCGCGGTCAACCGGGCGGATCTGCTGCAGGCCGCCGGGCACTACCCCCCGCCCGCCGGGGAATCGGCCATCCTCGGCCTGGAATGCGGCGGGGTGATCGCCGAGGTGCCCGCCGACGGCTCCGCCGGGGACTGGGCGGTCGGCGAGGAGGTGCTCTGCCTGCTCGCCGGGGGCGGCTACGCCGAGTACGCGGCGGTGCCGGCGGGCCAGCTGATGCGCCCGCCGGCGGGCCTGCCCATGACCGAGGCGGTGTCCCTCGTGGAGGTCGCCTGCACGGTGTGGTCCAACCTGGTCATGACCGCGGGCCTGCGCGCCGGGGAGACGGTGCTCATCCACGGCGGCGCCGGCGGGATCGGCACCTTCGCGATCCAGCTGTGCCGGGCGCTGGGCGCCACCGTGGCGACCACCGCCGGGGGCCCGGCGAAGGTGGCCCGCTGCCGGGAGCTCGGCGCGGACATCGCCATCGACTACCGGGAGGAGGACTTCGCCGAGGTGCTCGCCGACCACGGCGGGGCGGACGTGATCCTGGACATCATAGGCGCGAAGTACCTGGACCGGAACATCCGGGCGCTGGCCCCGGACGGCCGGCTGGTGATCATCGGCATGCAGGGCGGGGTCAAGGGCGAGCTGAACATCGCCCGGCTGCTGGCCAAGCGCGGCAGCGTCACCGCCACCGGGCTGCGCTACCGGGACCGGGCGGACAAGGCCCGGATCGTCGCCGCCACCGCCGCCGGGGCGTGGCCCCTGGTGGAGTCCGGGGCGATCCGGCCGAGCGTGCACCGGGTCATGGACATCCGGGAGGCCGCCGCCGCCCATGATCTGCTCGACTCCGGGGAGGTCAGCGGCAAGCTGGTGCTCACCATCGGCGGGGCCTAG
- a CDS encoding histidinol-phosphate transaminase translates to MIRPDLAQIPAYVPGTVGAEMLKLSSNEMTLPPLPAVQAAVADCAARANRYPDMGAVALREALAGYLGLDPAEVAVGCGSTALCQQLIQATCAEGDEVIFAWRSFEAYPILARVAGATPVPVPLDAGHRHDLDAMAAAITGRTRLIFVCNPNNPTGTTLTAEELEGFLAKVPGDVVVALDEAYLEFADGFDPADPAAALPGTPNAVQVARAHRNVVGLRTFSKVWGLAGLRVGYLFGDAGLVEAVQKVAIPFSVNAPAQAAALACLAEDARAELLGRVGEVAAERERLTRMIAAAAGEGAVVPGAQGNFLWIPEDRAADLGRVAAGADPAPADAAGLEALLAARGVLVRCFPGEGIRVTVTSPAESDRLLAALGLG, encoded by the coding sequence ATGATTCGCCCCGACCTCGCCCAGATCCCGGCCTACGTCCCCGGCACGGTGGGCGCCGAGATGCTCAAGCTGTCCTCCAACGAGATGACCCTGCCGCCGCTGCCGGCGGTGCAGGCCGCGGTGGCCGATTGCGCCGCCCGCGCGAACCGGTACCCGGACATGGGCGCGGTGGCCCTGCGCGAGGCGCTGGCCGGCTACCTGGGGCTGGACCCGGCCGAGGTGGCGGTGGGCTGCGGCTCCACCGCGCTGTGCCAGCAGCTCATCCAGGCCACCTGCGCCGAGGGTGATGAGGTGATCTTCGCCTGGCGCAGCTTCGAGGCCTACCCGATCCTGGCGCGGGTGGCCGGGGCCACCCCGGTGCCGGTGCCGCTGGACGCCGGCCACCGGCACGACCTGGACGCGATGGCCGCGGCGATCACCGGGCGCACCCGGCTGATCTTCGTGTGCAACCCGAACAACCCCACCGGCACCACGCTCACCGCGGAGGAGCTCGAGGGGTTCCTGGCGAAGGTGCCGGGGGACGTGGTGGTCGCCCTGGACGAGGCCTACCTGGAGTTCGCCGACGGCTTCGACCCGGCCGACCCGGCGGCGGCGCTGCCCGGCACCCCCAATGCGGTGCAGGTGGCGCGGGCGCACCGCAACGTGGTGGGGCTGCGCACCTTCTCCAAGGTGTGGGGCCTGGCCGGGCTGCGGGTGGGCTACCTCTTCGGCGACGCCGGGCTGGTGGAGGCGGTGCAGAAGGTGGCGATCCCCTTCTCCGTGAACGCCCCCGCCCAGGCCGCGGCGCTGGCCTGCCTGGCGGAGGACGCCCGCGCCGAGCTGCTCGGCCGGGTCGGCGAGGTCGCCGCCGAACGCGAGCGGCTCACCCGGATGATCGCCGCCGCCGCCGGGGAGGGCGCGGTGGTGCCCGGGGCGCAGGGCAACTTCCTGTGGATCCCGGAGGACCGGGCCGCGGATCTGGGCCGGGTCGCCGCGGGCGCGGACCCGGCCCCGGCGGACGCGGCCGGGCTGGAGGCGCTGCTGGCCGCCCGCGGGGTGCTGGTGCGCTGCTTCCCCGGGGAGGGCATCCGGGTGACCGTGACCTCCCCGGCGGAGTCGGACCGGCTGCTCGCCGCCCTGGGCCTGGGCTAG
- a CDS encoding LLM class flavin-dependent oxidoreductase yields MIRAESILDLATVGSRQGHAEALAGSVELARVAEGAGYRRIWYAEHHNMPRIASSAPAVLIAAIAARTERILLGAGGVMLPNHAPLTVAEQFGTLANLYPGRIELGLGRAPGTDQATLRALRRDARAAETFPEDVRELRGYLGEESAVPGIHAIPGRGTHVPLYILGSSLFGAHLAAELGLPYAFASHFAPAALHQAIAAYRENFRPSAQLAEPRAFATMNVVAAADAAEAERQLHHVRRGLVRSMLSRGRRLTEEEVDLLLDSPAGRRVGEMFGIVAVGDPDRVREQIGAFGRESGADELILVHQATRLPDRLASVELTAAALGLSG; encoded by the coding sequence GTGATCCGCGCCGAATCCATCCTGGACCTGGCCACCGTCGGCTCCCGGCAGGGCCATGCCGAGGCCCTCGCCGGCTCCGTCGAGCTGGCCCGGGTCGCCGAAGGCGCCGGCTACCGGCGGATCTGGTACGCCGAGCACCACAACATGCCCCGGATCGCCTCCTCCGCCCCGGCGGTGCTGATCGCCGCGATCGCCGCGCGCACCGAGCGGATCCTGCTCGGCGCCGGCGGGGTGATGCTGCCCAACCACGCCCCGCTGACCGTCGCCGAGCAGTTCGGCACCCTGGCGAACCTCTACCCGGGCCGGATCGAGCTGGGCCTGGGCCGGGCCCCGGGCACCGACCAGGCCACCCTGCGGGCGCTGCGCCGCGACGCCCGCGCCGCGGAGACCTTCCCCGAGGACGTCCGGGAGCTGCGCGGCTACCTCGGCGAGGAGTCGGCGGTGCCCGGCATCCACGCCATCCCGGGCCGGGGCACCCACGTGCCCCTGTACATCCTCGGCTCCTCCCTGTTCGGGGCGCACCTGGCCGCGGAACTGGGCCTGCCCTACGCCTTCGCCTCCCATTTCGCCCCCGCCGCGCTGCACCAGGCGATCGCCGCCTACCGGGAGAATTTCCGGCCCTCGGCGCAGCTGGCCGAGCCACGCGCCTTCGCCACCATGAACGTCGTCGCCGCGGCGGACGCCGCCGAGGCGGAGCGCCAGCTGCACCATGTGCGCCGCGGTCTGGTGCGCTCCATGCTCTCCCGGGGCCGCCGGCTCACCGAGGAGGAGGTGGATCTGCTGCTGGACTCCCCGGCCGGGCGGCGGGTGGGGGAGATGTTCGGCATCGTCGCCGTCGGCGATCCGGATCGGGTGCGCGAGCAGATCGGCGCCTTCGGCCGGGAGTCCGGGGCCGATGAGCTGATCCTGGTGCACCAGGCCACCCGGCTGCCGGACCGGCTGGCCTCGGTGGAGCTCACCGCCGCCGCGCTGGGCCTGTCCGGCTGA
- a CDS encoding 3-hydroxybutyrate dehydrogenase: protein MRTSTPGAVDLSGRTALVTGAGSGMGHAIARTLAAAGAKVTAADLDEEAAHKVAEEIGGEAWVVDLSDVESLEELSLDCDILVNCAGIQRVHAIEEFPAAQWRFIHRLMLEAPFLLTRAALPHMTGQDWGRIINITSAHGHRASRYKSAYVAAKHGLEGLTKATALEAGGHRVTANSIAPGYVLTPLVQGQVADQAKERGISEDEVYDQVFLAKSAVPELPTPEDVAQLALFLCSDAAAAITGSSYSIDGGWLAE, encoded by the coding sequence ATGCGCACCAGCACCCCCGGAGCCGTCGACCTCAGCGGCCGCACCGCCCTCGTCACCGGAGCCGGCTCCGGCATGGGCCACGCCATCGCGAGGACCCTCGCCGCCGCCGGGGCGAAGGTCACCGCCGCCGACCTCGACGAGGAGGCCGCGCACAAGGTCGCCGAGGAGATCGGCGGCGAGGCCTGGGTCGTCGACCTCTCCGACGTGGAATCCCTGGAGGAGCTCAGCCTGGACTGCGACATCCTGGTCAACTGCGCCGGGATCCAGCGGGTGCACGCCATCGAGGAGTTCCCGGCCGCGCAGTGGCGCTTCATCCACCGGCTCATGCTGGAGGCGCCCTTCCTGCTCACCCGGGCCGCGCTGCCGCATATGACCGGCCAGGACTGGGGCCGGATCATCAACATCACCTCCGCCCACGGGCACCGGGCCTCCCGGTACAAGAGCGCCTACGTCGCCGCCAAGCACGGCCTGGAGGGGCTGACCAAGGCCACCGCCCTGGAGGCCGGCGGGCACCGCGTCACCGCCAACTCCATCGCCCCCGGCTACGTGCTCACCCCGCTGGTGCAGGGCCAGGTCGCGGACCAGGCCAAGGAGCGCGGCATCAGCGAGGACGAGGTCTACGACCAGGTCTTCCTGGCCAAGTCCGCCGTCCCGGAGCTACCCACCCCGGAGGATGTCGCGCAGCTGGCGCTGTTCCTCTGCTCCGACGCGGCCGCGGCCATCACCGGCTCCTCGTACAGCATCGACGGCGGCTGGCTGGCGGAGTAA